One Fictibacillus halophilus genomic window, TGAATGCGAAGAAGATGAGAAAGCTGTGCTCTAACAGTTCAAGGTTCCCCATGTTCTCTGCGATCTTGAACAGGTTTGTCTCTCCGGTCAGTCCGAAAATGTAACTCATTCCAAAAAGGGTGATAGCCGTCGCGATTCCGCCTGACACGATATACTTAAACGCTGATTCATTGCTTCGTTTATTACGCCTCTCGAGTCCAGCCATAACATAGGAAGAAAGGGATAGAAGTTCCAGACCGACAAACAAAGTGATCAAGTCAGCGCTGGATGCCATCATCATGGCTCCTAATAGAGCTGCGAGGAGCAGGTAATAAAATTCTCCCCTATTCTCCTCAAGGTCTTCTTTTTTATAATTGGAAGAGAGAACAATAACTAATAACGTTCCTAACAAGAGTAGAATCTTAAATGCTTTAGAGAAAGAATCAAGTCTGTACGTATCATACAGAATCGACGTTACTTCTATATCGAGCTGCATAAAAATCGTGATAAGAGCAGCTAGAATACCTGCTCCAGCAAGCCAGGCTAGTGGCTTCCTGCTCGATTCTTTTTTCATAAAAAGGTCGATAACAGATAAAAGGGTCGCAACCCCTAAGATAATAAATTCAGGAGTCATAACACTCCATCTAAACGATAATAAAGTATCTAGATCCATGATTTAGCCCCCTAACCCTAGCAGAATGCTATCTAATGTCGGACGGAGCATATCACTTAACCATGCAGGATAGATGCCGATAAACAAAATCGCTGCAAGCAAGATAAACGCCGGAATTCGTTCTGTTGATGAAAGGTCGTGTGCGTTTGATAGTTCTTTTTCAGTTCCAAACGTGATCGCCAACACCGCTCGCAACACATAAACTGCCGTTAAAATTAGGCCTAGTGCCCCTACAGCGGCTAACACAGGCATCTTCTCAAACAATCCTAAAAACGCCATGAACTCGCTTATAAAACCTGACATTCCTGGAAGGCCTAATGATGCGAGTCCACCTGCGAGCATCACACCTGCAAAGATCGGCATCCTTTTCGCGACTCCACCAAAGTCTTTTAACTGTGATGAACCACCTCGTTCGTAGAGAACACCTACTAAAAAGAACAACAGAGCCGAGATCAATCCGTGTGAAACGACTTGGAACACTGCACCAGTCATACCCGCTTCGTTCAATGCGGCGAGACCGATTAGAACGATTCCCATATGTGAGACAGACGAGTAAGCTAAGACGCGTTTCAGATCACGCTGTGTGAGTGCTAAGAATGCTCCGTAAAGCAGGTTAATCACGCCGAACAATCCGATGATAAAAGCGAGTGACTCAAACTGATCAGGAAACAGTCCTGCCCCAAAAACGATCAAGCCGTACGCACCAATTTTTAAAAGAATACCTGAGTGAAGCATAACGATCGGCGGTGGCGCCTGAACGTGGACCCTCACCATCCATGAGTGAAGCGGTGCGACCGGCAGCTTGACTGCAAACGCTATAAGAAGTGCGATCAGCATCCCCATCTTAAAATTCTTTGTGATGTTCATCTCGTTC contains:
- a CDS encoding complex I subunit 4 family protein → MNTWLLSILILSPLLGVLVLLFTPSQDEKSIKWIGVLGTLFPLGTALVTLSAFNKSGEGLQLAEKFQWVSYEVFQSNGDVSYPIFYEVGVNGLSMVLILLTTVVSVLAAIASFSIKKDWRSYFILFFLLEMGMIGVFAAQNLFLFFIFFEITLIPMFFLIGRWGYLEKEKAAYSFLIYNGVGSAILLIAFVAMFMKTGTMNFDQLAYTFSLPQSELNEMNITKNFKMGMLIALLIAFAVKLPVAPLHSWMVRVHVQAPPPIVMLHSGILLKIGAYGLIVFGAGLFPDQFESLAFIIGLFGVINLLYGAFLALTQRDLKRVLAYSSVSHMGIVLIGLAALNEAGMTGAVFQVVSHGLISALLFFLVGVLYERGGSSQLKDFGGVAKRMPIFAGVMLAGGLASLGLPGMSGFISEFMAFLGLFEKMPVLAAVGALGLILTAVYVLRAVLAITFGTEKELSNAHDLSSTERIPAFILLAAILFIGIYPAWLSDMLRPTLDSILLGLGG